Proteins encoded within one genomic window of Tigriopus californicus strain San Diego chromosome 12, Tcal_SD_v2.1, whole genome shotgun sequence:
- the LOC131891889 gene encoding collagen alpha-2(I) chain-like, whose translation MGPFGPSGSNGPDGSPGDIGPPGNQGPPGSPGSHGIIGTNGITGSMGSTGAPGIPGKDGSPGEAGLIGLAGSPGNPGVSGAHGMFGAVGVSGLYGRTGAPGSSGKYGANGPTGPVGQSGTPGADGAIGPPGSPGPMGSFGPLGVTGATGEVGEPGLIGAGGSAGITGISGLSGKDGQDGQDGKDGPMGLVGSPGQIGQPGINGGFGTPGLSRIPGTPGPPGLSGLPGFR comes from the coding sequence ATGGGGCCATTCGGTCCATCCGGTTCGAATGGTCCGGACGGTTCACCAGGGGATATTGGTCCACCAGGAAATCAAGGGCCTCCGGGGTCACCTGGGTCCCATGGAATCATTGGCACCAATGGCATCACCGGGTCTATGGGATCGACTGGAGCACCCGGGATTCCTGGAAAAGATGGAAGTCCAGGGGAGGCTGGTTTAATTGGATTAGCCGGATCTCCTGGGAATCCGGGGGTGTCTGGTGCTCATGGAATGTTTGGAGCAGTGGGTGTGTCTGGACTGTATGGACGAACTGGTGCCCCTGGAAGTTCAGGGAAATATGGAGCCAATGGACCCACTGGCCCGGTTGGCCAGAGCGGAACACCTGGAGCTGACGGTGCTATTGGGCCCCCTGGTAGTCCAGGCCCAATGGGGTCATTTGGACCACTGGGCGTTACAGGGGCTACAGGAGAAGTTGGAGAACCAGGATTGATCGGGGCAGGTGGTAGTGCCGGTATAACTGGCATCAGTGGGTTGAGTGGAAAAGATGGGCAAGATGGACAAGATGGAAAAGATGGGCCAATGGGTCTTGTTGGAAGTCCTGGACAGATTGGCCAACCTGGTATCAACGGTGGTTTTGGAACTCCAGGGTTATCTCGAATTCCTGGCACTCCCGGTCCTCCTGGACTATCAGGACTTCCGGGTTTTCGGTGA